ATGGTGTCATCGTGTTTTCCAACAACTTCCGTCGCTTTGAACTTGATCGCGCCGCACTGGAAGAACGGTTCACCATCGAGAACTGGGGCACTGGCAGTATCCCGTTCGATTTCTCGCGCCGAGCGAACATCCACGACTGCTGGTTTCTGCGATTAAAGGCAGCTGAGGGCCAGCTAAATCCCTGGGAAGGCGCCCGTGTAAAGAAATGAAATCCTTCAGTACAGATTAAGCGCGCGAGAACAACCATAACCTTCATGTTGACGGAGGTGTGTCATGTTCAAACGTAGTGTCGGCAAGTTCGTTGCGATCGGCCTGGCTCTTGCCACGGCCGTAGCTTTGCCGGTCGGTGTATCCGCCCACGGCAGGTATGGTCCTGGTCCGGGTTGGCACGGTGGTTATTATCACCATGGTGGTTATTATCACGGTGGCTGTTGCTACCGTGGCGGTTACTGGAGTGGAGGTCGCTGGATTGCTGGCGCCATCGTTGGCGGTGCCGTGGCTGGCCTGGTGGCCGGCGCCGTGGCGGGTCCGCCGGTGTATTACGCGCCGCCGCCCGGCGTGGTCTACGCCCCGGGCACCGTGGTCTACCAGACCGCGCCGCCGCCGGTCGTGACCACCACGGTGGTGACCTCGGATCCCTACCAGACCCGTTACATCGGTCCGGCTTACTGAGTCGGCTAGTCGCAAGTGCATAAAGAAAAGAGCCCGGCCTGTGCTGGGCTCTTTTCTTTATGCACTTGATCAACGGTGCGTGACATCCTGATCCCGCTTCCACTTACGACGCGAAGCTAGAGCATGTCGTCATAAGATTATGAGCCACATGACGAGGCAGCGAATTTGCACAGCGGCAAGGAAAGAGGGCAGATTCTTCGCGTAGCGTGTCGCCACACCACGCCACTGTTTCAGGTACAAAAACGCATTCTCAACCAGGTGGCGATGACGATACAGGTACGTGTCGTAGTCGCGCGGCTCTTTTCGGTTTTTACGTGGCGGAATATGCGCCTGCATGCCTTGCTCATGAGCCTGCTCAACAATGGCATCACTGTCATAACCTTTGTCGGCCATGAGATGCTCAGCAGGAATGTCTTTGATCAGTTCCGCAGCCTGCGAACAATCTGCCCGGGTACCCTCTGTAACAAGAATTCGGACTGGCATACCATGCGCATCCACGGCCAAATGTATCTTGGTGTTGCGCCCCCTTTTGTGAGACCTATGCCCTGATTGCCGCCACGAGCTCCCGCTGCATGAGGATGAACCTTGCAGTGGCTGGCATCGATCATCAGCCACTCAAAGTCCGGCTCATCCATCACACGTTCCAACAGACCTTCCCATGTGCCGTTATCGCGCCAGCGACAAAAGCGCCGATGGGTATTCTTCCAATCGCCGTACTCGGGTGGTAAATCTCGCCACGGCGCTCCGGTGCGAAGTATCCAGAACACTGCGTTGATGAATTGCCGATTATCTTTGGCTACACGCCCCCATCGGCCCGCTTGACCCGGCAAATGGGGTTCAAGCAAACTCCATTTTTCATCGGAGATGTCATGGCGTCGATAGGCCGCAGTCACAGAGGATTCCATCCAGCAAGATTCGATGGCGGGTAGTTAACCATATTTCAACACCTCATGACGACAGGCTCTAGTCTCAGGGATGCAGGAAGAGAGCAAATCGATCAAGGACTCTTGCCCGGCTGCTGAGTGGTCGTACTGTGTACTTGGCCTTGGATCGCAACAGCCACATTCTTGCCATCTGCCTATTACATAATATGAACGATGCTTGCGGCATGGTGAAGACCTATGATCGTTTGCTTGTTCATGCTCCACAAGATGTACCGCCATCTTCCCGCTCGATTCGTAGCTGTGTCATGAATGCTTCAACGTGGGTAGTACGCACGGAAAATCACCTTGCGCGCTTCGTGCGTATTCGTCGGCAGACGCAGGCGCTCTGTGCCGGGCTGACGGCGGAAGACCTAATGGTGCAGTCGATGCCCGATGCCAGTCCCGGCAAATGGCATCTGGCGCACACCACCTGGTTCTTCGAGCAGTTCGTGCTGGGACACGATCCCACCTATCGCTCGCCGAATCCCGCTTGGTATTACCTGCTTAACTCCTACTACGAATCGGTAGGGCCGATGCATGCACGTCCGCAACGTGGCGTGCTGTCTCGACCCACGTTGGATGAAGTTCGCCATTACCGCGCACGCATCGACGAAGCAGTGGGTGAGTTGTTGGTGCACGGTATCGATGACACCTTGGCTGCACGTATCGAACTGGGCCTGCATCACGAGCAGCAACACCAGGAATTGCTGCTTACCGATATCAAGCATGCATTCTCGTGTAACGCCCTGCATCCGGTTTATCGGAAACAGGCACATGAGCAAGTCAGCCACGCATCCCTGCCGATGCGCTTCCTGCAGGGCAGGGAAGGTCCGGTCGAGATCGGGCATCGCCAAAGCGATGGCTTTGCGTATGACAACGAAACACCACGTCATCGCACCTGGCTATCTGCGCATGCGCTCGCCAACCGCCTGGTGACCAATAGCGAATACCTTGCATTTGTGCGTGAAGGCGGTTATCGCAAGGCTGGCCTGTGGTTGTCCGACGGCTGGGCCACCGTGCAGCGTGAAGGCTGGCAACGGCCGCTATACTGGCAGGAGGATCTTTCCAGCGAGTTCACGCTGTCAGGTATCCGTGCGCTGGATCCGCAGGCGCCGGTATGCCACATCAGCTACTTCGAGGCGGATGCATTCGCACGCTGGACCGGTGCACGCTTACCTACCGAGGCCGAATGGGAAAACGCCGCGGCAAATGTGCAGGCAATCGGCAATTTTCAGGAAAACCAGCACTTTCACCCCATCGCCGCACCGCACGGTGACGGCTTGCTGCAAATGTATGGCGATGTATGGGAGTGGACGGCATCTCCCTATGTGAGCTACCCAGGTTTCAAACCCCTGCCGGGTGCGCTCGGTGAATACAACGGCAAGTTCATGAACGGGCAATGGGTGCTGCGCGGTGGCTCGTGTGCAACGCCTCAGAATCACATCCGGGCCAGTTACCGCAACTTTTTTCCGCCCCATGCCCGTTGGCAGTTCTCGGGCATTCGATTGGGACAGGACCGATGAATGTTCAAGCTTATGCTGTACGTGACGAACAACGCCCACCCGATAACCTTCTGCTGCAAGTCATACAACGTGGCCTGCGTTCACAACCCAAACGTTTGCCATCCTGGCTGTTCTACGATGAACAAGGTTCGGCCCTGTTCGAACAAATCTGCGAACAGCCCGAGTACTACCTGACACGCGCCGAAATCGCATTGCTTGGCGCGCACGCTGGCGAGATTGCCAAAGTGCTTGGCCCGGATGTGCGCCTGGTCGAATACGGCAGCGGCCATGCGATCAAGACACGATTGCTGCTGGAGCATCTCGCCACGCCGGTAGCGTGGGTGCCGATCGAGCTTTCGTCGGCGCCATTGCGGCTGAGCATGCAACGTATGGAGCAACATTTTCCCGAACTTCCCATTCAGCCATTGACCGTGGATTTCACCCGATCGTTAAGGTTGCCGGTTTCGCCGCGTGTTCCGCGTCGCACGGTGGTGTATTTCCCCGGTTCCACCATCGGCAACTTTGATGATCGCGAAGCCGCGCAATTGCTGCGCAAGATGCGCGGCGAGATGGGTGACAATGGTGGCATCCTGATCGGTGTGGACCTGAAAAAAGACAAGGCTATTATCGAAGCTGCCTACAACGATCGCGCGGGTGTCACCGCGCAATTCACGCTCAACATGCTGGCGCGCCTCAATCGCGAGCTGGGTTGCAATTTCGAACTGGGTGGATTCTGTCACCGCGCGCATTACAACGCGATGGCTGGCCGCATCGAAACACATATTCTCAGTCGTCACGAACAGCGTGTGTGCGTGGGACGTTTGCAGGTCTTGTTCCGCGAAGATGAGGCGATGCTGGTGGAATACAGTTACAAGTATTCGCTGGAGGATTTTGCTGCGCTGGCAGCCACCGCCGGGCTAGTGGTGCAGCATGTCTGGTTTGATCCAGACCAGATGTTCAGTCTGCAGTACCTCGCTCGTGCGAACTAGAGCATGTCGTCATAAGATTCTGAGCCACATGACGAGGCAGCGAATTTGCACAGCGGCAAGGAAAGAGGACAGATTCTTCGCGTAGCGTGTCGCCACACCACGCCACTGTTTCAGGTACAAAAACGCATTCTCAACCAGGTGGCGATGACGATACAGGTACGTGTCGTAGTCGCGCGGCTCTTTTCGGTTTTTACGTGGCGGAATATGCGCCTGCATGCCTTGCTCATGAGCCTGCTCAACAATGGCATCACTGTCATAACCTTTGTCGGCCATGAGATGCTCAGCAGGAATGTCTTTGATCAGTTCCGCAGCCTGCGAACAATCTGCCCGGGTACCCTCTGTAACAAGAATTCGGACTGGCATACCATGCGCATCCACGGCCAAATGTATCTTGGTGTTGCGCCCCCTTTTGTGAGACCTATGCCCTGATTGCCGCCACGAGCTCCCGCTGCATGAGGATGAACCTTGCAGTGACTGGCATCGATCATCAGCCACTCAAAGTCCGGCTCATCCATCACACGTTCCAACAGACCTTCCCATGTGCCGTTATCGCGCCAGCGACAAAAGCGCCGATGGGTATTCTTCCAATCGCCGTACTCGGGTGGTAAATCTCGCCACGGCGCTCCGGTGCGAAGTATCCAGAACACTGCGTTGATGAATTGCCGATTATCTTTGGCTACACGCCCCCATCGGCCCGCTTGACCCGGCAAATGGGGTTCAAGCAAACCCCATTTTTCATCGGAGATGTCATGGCGTCGATAGGCCGCAGTCACAGAGGATTCCATCCAGCAAGATTCCATGGCGGGTAGTTAACCATATTTCAACACCTCATGACGACAGGCTCTAATCATTGATCTTGCTTTGCGAGTCACAGATACCCGATAAGCCCGCTCATGAAATTAATAAATATTCCATCAAGGCTTAACGCTATGTTTGCCTGGCATGCAGTAAGAAATACAACCTAAATTGCATCGCCCCATGCCAGACCGGGAGCTACCCCGGTCAATAACTATCCCTCAGCGCGAGCCCGAGCACGATCGCAAGCACAAGCACAAGCATCGTGTTCCACCGACGCTAGGCTGTTGTGAATGAGCGTTTCTTGCATGGAGCAGTGACAAGGCTTCACCTGAAGAAAGCGGTGTGTCGTAAGGGGCGGCCACCGTCATGTGGCGTGCATCGCGCCACGAACGATCGGCCATCCAACCACCTATAACGAGCCCCCGAATCGGCTCGGGGGGTGATGTTGTCACCAATACCATCGCAA
The sequence above is a segment of the Dyella sp. M7H15-1 genome. Coding sequences within it:
- the egtB gene encoding ergothioneine biosynthesis protein EgtB, translating into MNASTWVVRTENHLARFVRIRRQTQALCAGLTAEDLMVQSMPDASPGKWHLAHTTWFFEQFVLGHDPTYRSPNPAWYYLLNSYYESVGPMHARPQRGVLSRPTLDEVRHYRARIDEAVGELLVHGIDDTLAARIELGLHHEQQHQELLLTDIKHAFSCNALHPVYRKQAHEQVSHASLPMRFLQGREGPVEIGHRQSDGFAYDNETPRHRTWLSAHALANRLVTNSEYLAFVREGGYRKAGLWLSDGWATVQREGWQRPLYWQEDLSSEFTLSGIRALDPQAPVCHISYFEADAFARWTGARLPTEAEWENAAANVQAIGNFQENQHFHPIAAPHGDGLLQMYGDVWEWTASPYVSYPGFKPLPGALGEYNGKFMNGQWVLRGGSCATPQNHIRASYRNFFPPHARWQFSGIRLGQDR
- a CDS encoding IS5 family transposase (programmed frameshift) produces the protein MESSVTAAYRRHDISDEKWGLLEPHLPGQAGRWGRVAKDNRQFINAVFWILRTGAPWRDLPPEYGDWKNTHRRFCRWRDNGTWEGLLERVMDEPDFEWLMIDASHCKVHPHAAGARGGNQGIGPHKRGRNTKIHLAVDAHGMPVRILVTEGTRADCSQAAELIKDIPAEHLMADKGYDSDAIVEQAHEQGMQAHIPPRKNRKEPRDYDTYLYRHRHLVENAFLYLKQWRGVATRYAKNLSSFLAAVQIRCLVMWLRIL
- a CDS encoding IS5 family transposase (programmed frameshift), encoding MESSVTAAYRRHDISDEKWSLLEPHLPGQAGRWGRVAKDNRQFINAVFWILRTGAPWRDLPPEYGDWKNTHRRFCRWRDNGTWEGLLERVMDEPDFEWLMIDASHCKVHPHAAGARGGNQGIGPHKRGRNTKIHLAVDAHGMPVRILVTEGTRADCSQAAELIKDIPAEHLMADKGYDSDAIVEQAHEQGMQAHIPPRKNRKEPRDYDTYLYRHRHLVENAFLYLKQWRGVATRYAKNLPSFLAAVQIRCLVMWLIIL
- the egtD gene encoding L-histidine N(alpha)-methyltransferase encodes the protein MNVQAYAVRDEQRPPDNLLLQVIQRGLRSQPKRLPSWLFYDEQGSALFEQICEQPEYYLTRAEIALLGAHAGEIAKVLGPDVRLVEYGSGHAIKTRLLLEHLATPVAWVPIELSSAPLRLSMQRMEQHFPELPIQPLTVDFTRSLRLPVSPRVPRRTVVYFPGSTIGNFDDREAAQLLRKMRGEMGDNGGILIGVDLKKDKAIIEAAYNDRAGVTAQFTLNMLARLNRELGCNFELGGFCHRAHYNAMAGRIETHILSRHEQRVCVGRLQVLFREDEAMLVEYSYKYSLEDFAALAATAGLVVQHVWFDPDQMFSLQYLARAN